The Polaromonas sp. SP1 DNA window CGTGCCCGACCAGTTCGGCCACCGCAAAGGCACGGTAGAGCGCGCGGCCGTGCGGCCTTTGGGCATCACCACGCTGGCGGTGCACCTGGTGGGCCAGGCGCCTGATGGCCGCTTCTGGGTGCAGCAGCGTGCCTTCAACAAATCCAACGACCCGGGCCTGTGGGACACGCTGATGGGCGGCATGGTGTCGGCCGCGGACACGGTGGACACGGCGCTCACGCGCGAGACCTGGGAAGAAGCCGGTCTGCATGTGGCCGAACTGCAGGGCATGCGCTACGGCGGGCGCCTGACGACGCGGCGCCCGGCCACCGACGGCAACGGCGCGGGCTATGTGGTGGAAGACATCGACTGGTATGTGTGCACCGTGCCCGACGGGCTGGTGCCCGACAACCAGGACGGCGAGGTCGAGCAGTTTCGCCTGATGGGCGCTGAAGACTTGCTGGCGGCGCTGCAGCGGGGCGAGTTCACTACCGAAGCGGCGCTGATCCTTTCGGACGCGATGGTTTTGCCCTAGGCCTGGTCAGTCAGCGCCGGCGAACGCAGCCGGTTGGGCGCCAGCGCCCCGGCCGAATCGAGGATCGGGTAGGCGATCGAGCAGATGTGCGAATTGATGCGCTTGAGCTCACTGATCAGGTCGATGTGCAGCGAACTGGTTTCCAGGCTCTGCACCGTGTTGGCCGACAGCCGGCCCAGGTGGGTGGTGGCATAGGCGCGTTCCAGGTCGCGAAAGCGGGCTTTTTCTTCCAGCAGCTTTTGCGCATCGCGCACCGTGCCGTTCAAAAACACGCTCATGCCCAGGCGCAGGTTGGCCACCAGGCGCTCGTGCAGCTCGACGATCTCGGCCATGCCGGCTTCCGAGAAATTGCGGCCGGGCTTGATCTTCTTGTCTTCGATGTCGATCAGCACGCGCTCGATGATGTCGCCGATCTGCTCCATGTTGATGGTGAAGCTGATGATGTCCGTCCAGCGGCGGCTTTCTTCCTCGGCCAGCGCCTCGCGCGAGATCTTGGTCAGGTAGTACTTGATCGACGAATACAGCTCGTCGACGGCATCGTCCATCTTGCGCAGGTCTTCGGCGAGCTTCAGGTCGTTCTTCTGGATGACCTCCAGCACGCCCATCAGCATGGTCTCCACCACGTCGGCCTGGTGCATGGCCTCACGCGCGGCGCAAGAGATGGCCAAGGACGGCGTGGCCAGGGCCGAAGGATCCAGGTGATGCGGCCGGCCGCGTGCCTGGCTTTTTTCGGGCTTGGGCAGCAGCTTTTCAACCCAGCGCGCAATCACCTGCGTCCAGCCGATGAAGACAGCGCCCACCAGCACGTTGAAAGTCAGGTGGAACAGCACCACCACGGTCGCCGGCTCGCCCAGGTAAGGCCGGACATGGCGCAGCCACAGGCCGATAAAGGGCGCCGCAATCGCAACCCCCAGCAGCTTGAACAGCAGGTTGCCCAGCGGCACCTGCCGCACTTCCACCGTTGAGCGCAGCGTGGTCAGCACCGCCAGCATGCCGCTGCCCAGGTTGGCGCCCAGCACCAGGCCCAGCGCCACGTCGAGCGGAATGACACCTGACGCGGCCAGCGTGGCGGTCAGCAGCACGATGGCAAGGCTGGAGTAGGACACCACGGCCAGGAATGCGCCGGCGGTGATCTCCAGCAGCAGGTCGCTGCTGAGCGAGCCCAGCAGCGCCTTGACGGCCGGCGCCCGTGTCAGCACCTCGGTGGAGTCCGTGACCAGCCGCAGCGCCAGCAGCATCAGGCCCAGGCCGATCAGCACGCGGCCAAAGCGGCCGACATTGCTGTCTTGCCGCGAGATGAACAGCACCACGCCGACAAAGATAAACAGCGGCGAAAGCCAGGAGAGGTCAAAGGAAAACACCACGGCCATCAGGCTGGTGCCGATGTCCGCGCCCAGCATGACGGCCAGCGCCAGCGGCAGCGTGACCAGGCCCTGGCCGACGAAAGAGGAAACGATGAGGGAGGTGGCGGTGCTGGACTGCACCAGGGCGGTGACGCCTATGCCCGAGACGGCGGCGGCGAGCCGGTTGCTGATGCTGACGGCCAGCACGTGGCGCAGATTGGCCCCGAACACCCGAAGGATGCCGGTACGTACAAGGTGGGTGCCCCAGACAAGCAGCGCAATGGCCGCCAAAAGATTCAACAGATGCTTCATAACT harbors:
- a CDS encoding NUDIX domain-containing protein; translation: MTPLSYDPQWLQTLRAGAIVPPLRPRVPLWAGESVIGSVEPDFLHQIALQPLLAMHHPLLKEEHPERLGWRLMGDVTTSLNQIAVALHDAGLAGAWRNEQLAVPDQFGHRKGTVERAAVRPLGITTLAVHLVGQAPDGRFWVQQRAFNKSNDPGLWDTLMGGMVSAADTVDTALTRETWEEAGLHVAELQGMRYGGRLTTRRPATDGNGAGYVVEDIDWYVCTVPDGLVPDNQDGEVEQFRLMGAEDLLAALQRGEFTTEAALILSDAMVLP
- a CDS encoding Na/Pi cotransporter family protein — its product is MKHLLNLLAAIALLVWGTHLVRTGILRVFGANLRHVLAVSISNRLAAAVSGIGVTALVQSSTATSLIVSSFVGQGLVTLPLALAVMLGADIGTSLMAVVFSFDLSWLSPLFIFVGVVLFISRQDSNVGRFGRVLIGLGLMLLALRLVTDSTEVLTRAPAVKALLGSLSSDLLLEITAGAFLAVVSYSSLAIVLLTATLAASGVIPLDVALGLVLGANLGSGMLAVLTTLRSTVEVRQVPLGNLLFKLLGVAIAAPFIGLWLRHVRPYLGEPATVVVLFHLTFNVLVGAVFIGWTQVIARWVEKLLPKPEKSQARGRPHHLDPSALATPSLAISCAAREAMHQADVVETMLMGVLEVIQKNDLKLAEDLRKMDDAVDELYSSIKYYLTKISREALAEEESRRWTDIISFTINMEQIGDIIERVLIDIEDKKIKPGRNFSEAGMAEIVELHERLVANLRLGMSVFLNGTVRDAQKLLEEKARFRDLERAYATTHLGRLSANTVQSLETSSLHIDLISELKRINSHICSIAYPILDSAGALAPNRLRSPALTDQA